Part of the Toxotes jaculatrix isolate fToxJac2 chromosome 8, fToxJac2.pri, whole genome shotgun sequence genome is shown below.
TTAGGGAAAACTGGTCTCAGTGTTTGACCCATTGTGaatttcttctgtgtttcagttcttGGCGGTCGACACGCAGCTGCTGCTTGGCAACAAGGAATTGGCCCTGAGTCCAGAGGAATACGTCTTTGCTGCTCTTACCTTGTACACAGACatcatcaacatcttcctctaTATTCTTGCTATCCTTGGAAGAGCAAGGGGGGGCTGAGCAGGAGGAACAACAGAAATTGTTTTGAGTTCATGTATTTAAGTGAATTCCCATAatcttgacttttattttttctaatttttctgtGAACTGTTTTGTCTCGTAGTGTTCATCGATCACATATTCTGAGATTTCTTCTTGCTTTATgttgtgcaaatgttttttttataataatacaTTGTCTGTTTTATGAAGTGATATGTCTTCTGGTAAAAGACTTCGTCTTGGTTTAGAAAATGATTTCTTATGCCAAATGAAATTggcaaaagaataaaaagtcCACTTACCTACTTTTTTCAGAGCTTTCACCTTTATCACacggtcttcatcagcagaaggAGTTTGCTCAGCTGTCTTGGTGAGCAGTTATGATTTCATCCATTTCACCTGTCTCTTCCGGGTTGGCTTCTTAAGTAGATGAAGACCTTGTGATACGGGCAAAACACGGGAAAAAAAACTAGTAAGTGGATCTCGAGTCAGGATTGTCTTGTCAAACTACTATTTCCagggtcaagaatgaacttttaTGCTTAAACCTATAGCCCACCACATGTGAAAATGGCTAAAAAGTGCACTGGATGAAAtaccagcagctgctgagctTGAATGTCAGCAGAtctgtctccatgacaaccagATATACTCCATCCACTTATAAAGGCTGTATGATACAATTGAAAAGCTAGTGTGTGCCCTctgatttggggattttttttttgggtcaaacTATTTCGAAGGTAAAGAAGAACTTTTAATAGTTAAATATAAAGGTTCTTTTCAAAGCCTGatctctgtcttttgtgtggAGTGAAAACATCTTGACAGAATCATGTCTCACCAAAGAATTGTGTTCTGTTGTGATTTGATATATGATTCTGTCAGGATCCAgaaagttttgtgtgtttggggcTCAGCTGTGAAACTGGGAGCCCCAGAATGGACCTGGAGCAAACTGTTTCTGCCTTGCTGTCAAAAAATGAACAACTCGGGCAGGAGAACGATCAGTTGAAGTTGATGCTAAGTGTAGTCAAGGAAAACAGAGACCTGAGAGCCTGGATACAGAGCTTTGACAATTCTACTCTGGAGGATTTAACAGGTAGtgcaagtgtttttctttgccactAGATGTCAGCCAGGGTGCAGTTCAGAGTTGTCAGTGTAGTTGCTAATAATTACAACAGGAACCAGAATGAggtatgaaaaacattttgtaaactCAGTGCTCTGTTTTTATAAGTATTTGcagttttgtattgttttggtCAAGTAATCTCCTGTCTTTGTAACATAAAATAGTACTAAGCATATACAAATATAGGCCTTTTCACCGTGTTACAAATGTAAACAGACCAGATTTATATGTAGTTGTAGCATTTCATAGTAACAGCTGACAGGGACAAAACTGATCCAAACTGTTCCCTAGCAACACAATTCCAAAGAAATGGTCCAGGCAGTATATTCTGATTTCTGGttgtaactttttctttttttaatcatcaaaaTAATCGGTTATTTTGTGAGTTTGTTTAATATCTTACGTGTTAAAATAGATATtgtgttaaatataaaatgataaataatataaaatcagTTGATCAATTCTAAAACACAATGGGTACCATTCTAAAGACGTTAAAACAGGTTGTGTCATTAAAGTATCCACTTCACAGACTGCTTGTCTTAATAAATGCAGTATGTATGACAAGAATAACATCTTGCTTTCTTGTTATCAGTTTGCTCACCATCAGGAAGAAAACCATCCAGTCTGTGGCAAACCACCTCTGATGAGGCACAGTTCAGAAAAGACTTGCAACAATCcgcaagcaaacacaaacaccaaaccTCGTCCCCTGTCGACTTCAAGTCTTTCATACAAAGCTCGATGTTTACAGACACATGTGAGAAAGCAGAGTCTCAAAGCTGCCAGGCTGATGTTCCTCTTGAGGTCAAAAGTGAGTGATACCTAACATGGAAAGATTTTTGAGAAGTAATGGTAATGTTCCCAGAAAGAAACATTTTCCTAATTTTAGTTATTTCATTGCTCTTCCAGACAGGCTGCTGGGAGAGATTGCTTACCAACTGGATGGGAGGATTCTCTCTTATGTCTTCCAGGGCCACAAGAGGCTTTACGGTTTCACACTGCTCAATTTGCCAGAGAAGATCATTCAGGTAAAAACTGCTCACTGATATtttataatcattattattttaatcaAAAACCTGGTTCTAGaaagttcaggaaaaaaatatcaCTTTAGAATCCAAAGAGATCAAGAAAGCTTCAACCATGACTCATCCCAGTATGAGTtaatttagaaaaacaataatgaCCATAAAATTCCACTTATATAACTCAGAGGAAACTCTcagcttgttttcttctcttgtaGGTTAGCACCCATCCCCTGACAGGGAAGGTGGATGAGGGCTATCGGCTTCATCTCACTCAGAGGTATGCTGATCTCATGGAGCAGTTGAACCGGCTCGGTTTTAAAACAACACTTCACCCCCCTTTCACCGAATTTATTGTCAACACTTATGGGATCCTGAAGGAGAGGCCTGATAAATACAGCACTCAGACAATGGACTACAATAATCCAGACTTTCTGAGGGAGCTGATAGTGACGACAGCACCGGGAAAACTTCAGAAGGACCTGCTGCTTGTGCTCACCTGCCTCTGCAGCATGGCCCAGAAGGACAGAAAACCTCTTCTTCTCTACTAGTGATGACTGCATTCAGAGACATTTACAAGCTTATTTCCAAttcacaaaatggaaaaaaagagttgaTAAATGATGTTGCATGATAAAATTTGTGTggctatgatttttttttttatcatactTTTAAGTATTTGCTTATTAATATACACTTTCtaacaaaacaaatttggacTAAAGCTTGCTCCACAATGTATCTGAAGCTTTATTCTTATCACGCAGGgtacaaaaatgtaaacatgaattGCTTTCAATCATGATAATGTGGTATAAATTGTTCACTAAGAATAATacattaatcaatcaatcaatccaaAAATGATAAGGATGTCAtataaaacatgcatttttgaTGGTGTGGCTCAGTCTTTACCCATATTGTCTTCTACTGGTTCATTTGGTAAACGGTTTCCAGAAGTCACTGCTTAATTAGCTGGGAAACTTAAAATCAAGAAGTACTCAGTGATTAGAACAGACTGTAACAGGTCGCCTCAGGTAAGATCACGTGTCAGACGGGCCGGACACCATGACACCGCCATTGGGGCGTGGCTTAATAACGCCAGAATGATCAGCGGTTGAAAGCAGGGTGGGCTATTAGtgctgaactgttttttttcccccctaagCCCAAATGTGGACTTCATTACAGCATGTGGCAAActaataaaatgaatgtaacAGAAGAAATACATTAGCAGGCGGCTCGCTGTGAGGGTTCTTCAGACGGACTGTCCTAGTTTTCGTAGTAAGGTAAGACCATTAGGGCTGCCACGTTAGCGGAGTGTTTTAAGCTAGCTCAACAACAGGACAGGTGACAGCTTTCATTTGTGATAACGAACACACACGTAGACTCTGAGGGATGTTTAAAGTGTGGGAATTTAGTAACCATGTGCTACAATGACACAGCGACCTGTCGTGACCATACGCACCAACGTTAATGTGGGTTTGAAAGTTTTTCTGTTGCGTTTATGCGGTTATGTGAaactgttagcttagcataccTGCACACGGGCGTTCACAGTACCTTTGCTGAGACTCCCCTCACCTACCTGTGTGAGTGTCGACAGGACAGACACGACACATGAAGCTCGCTTCCTTTGACTGCTAAAAACTTGCATGATGGTAGAATTTATGGTTGTCTGCTTTGCATGGGGTCTTTATATGGATAATCGGGATGTTGAGGGTTTCCAACTTCCTGATTGTCCATCTTTAGCTGAAGAACCAGAGCCCAGTGTCAACAGTGGGAGTGAACCCTTGAATGTAACGTTAAAGGGCAAATCCACACTAAAACTGTTTATAGTACAGTCTTATTTTTCACAGTAAACGCAGGTGTCCAGACTCCTCGGATTGTATCACATGTTGTGAATGTATTACAGTTGAGATGTTATTGTCAAATGCTAATTTAGCAGTacaagataagaaaaaaatatttgtggtAGGTTTTACCTTTGACACACCCAGTGAACACAGTATAATGAAAATGTCAATACACATAAAGGTGTGGCGTTCAGGCTTTTTTtcattgcagattttttttccccagtgatTAGAAACTGTGCAGATGGTGGCAGCTGGATTATATGGAGTTTAcacaatgtttttctctttgcctcctTTAAAAGTGATCATGATGCATTGCATAAGGGTGCAGTAAGCCAGTCTGATCTTCCTACTGCCTCTGACTGTACTGCATTCATGCCACTACAGTTGTCAATTTCCTCATGTTTTCCACAACTGCGTGTACAGGCATGAATTCAGTGAAAGATAAAAGTCAGTTAATCCTGTGAGTCCACATTGTGAATGTTTATAGAGATCACAGGAACAGAGCCACAATATAAAATTCTGATTTCTTTCTCCTGCCTTAGTGTCCTGTGGAACCCATGAACGAGGAACGAGGAATGAGGGTAGAACGGGAAGTGCCAGTGTTGTTCATACAGATTGCTGCATAAAGAAAGGGCAGAGGCATGGCTCTGCGGGTGTCTCCCTTTCCTAATGGCTTTGTTGCAGGCCTCCATGCTGTGGGATGGGCATTCATCCTGCCTTGTTTCTGGTTTCTTGATCGCCTCATTGCTGTGTGCAAGTCCACCACCCTGGAGAAAACGCAGCGACTGGAGCAGGAATGCTACCTCCACCCCCTCAAGGTCTTCTTTGGCTCCATTATtttcttcattctttttcttgCCACAGCCCCCTTGGCCCTCCTGGGATTTCTGCTCTGGGCTCCTCTTCAGGGCTGCCGCAGACCCTTTAACTACCACAGGGAGACGCCATCCTCaccagaaacagagacacacaggggcTTTGAGCTGGTAGGAAAGGCCTCATTTGGCTTTGCCACAGCCAACTTGTGTCTTTTGCCTGATAGCTTGGCTCGCTTTAACAACCTGGGGCACACCCAGCACAGGGCAGCTGCCATTGGTCAGCGCATTCTGCAAGGTGTGTGTCGACCCCATATCCGCATCTTTGTTGACTCGCCCAGCAGCTGTGGTACTCTCAGCCCCTCCAGCAGCATACTCCCCACAGTTAACTCATCTACTTACGGGGCTACAGATAGACAGGGCCAGCCCCCAGTGAGTCACCATTCAGACCCAGCTGAAGGACATGTTTCAGTCCCAAAGTCCAACACTCAGGTGGTTTGTGTGCCCTGTGATGACACAGAAGATCCCTCGACTGAGAcaccctctcccctcctcaATTGCAACCAGAACTCCAACCAGCAGGGCCGAGCGGGTCACCGGAGGAGTGCACCCCGAGCTTTACTCTCCCAGGGTCTCCGCCAGCATGACGATGTACCATGGGAGGTATCGTCATTGTTTCCAGCTAATTTGGATATCCTGTGCCTAGAGGAGGTGTTTGATAAGAGGGCTGCACAGAAACTCACCCAAGCACTAAGACCCATGTTTGGCCACATATTGTATGACATTGGTGTGTATGCTTGCCACCCACCATGCAGATGTTCCTCTTTCAAGTTCTTCAACAGCGGCCTGTTTGTAGCTAGCCGATTCCCGGTGCTCAAGGCCCAGTACCACTGCTTTCCCAACAGTCGTGGGGAAGATGCACTGGCTGCTAAAGGCCTCCTTTCTGCTAAGGTACGTTACTTAATATCATGTATTTAGCCACTATGAGTTACTGATGTTGTCCTTTTTGATTTGCAGAATTCATATTAAGTAGTCATGAATTTGTAATAATGTTAAGATGGTGAAAATAGaatttgaaaaatgattttttcagGTGCTAATCGGGCAGaatcagaaacagaagaaagtggTTGGCTATTTTAACTGCACACACCTTCATGCACCGGAGGGCAAGTCACATTTCCTGATTTGGTCGTCACagaaaactgaacagaaaattTTGCATTTTCTTATAAGGAAGCATGTTCATCATAGTCTTTCTGTGTTCTCTTATCAGGTGAAGGGGAAATTCGCTGTGAGCAGTTGGACATGGTAACCAAGTGGATTGGTGATTTTCAAGCTGCCAACAGACAGCCTGATGAGGATGTTGTTTTTGATGTGCTCTGTGGTGATTTCAACTTTGACAACTGCTCACCTGGTGTGTCTTTATCTCTgacaatttcctgttttttttggctgatcTTCCTGAAAGCACCTTCTCCTCAAGTTTTTGAAATTTAGTGCttattaatgttttttgtttgtctagATGACACCCTGGAACAGAATCATTGTCTGTTTGAGGAATACAGAGATCCTTGCAGGGCAGGGCCTGGAAAAGAGAAGCCCTGGGTTATTGGTTCGTATCATTTCAACTACAGTAAATGCTGCATAGTACAGTATATTTTGACATTGATTGGGTATTACAATGATTTTCTTCCAAAGGTACTCTACTGGAACAGCCCACATTGTATGAAGATGACGTAAATACCCCAGACAGTCTACAAAGGTATACTCAGTTTCACTGTCTCTAGCGCAGCACCACTAATGCAATGTAAACAGATGACATGAACAtctgctctttcttctctctgttctctctgtctctgtgtagaaCTTTGGAAACAGAAGAGCTAAGAAAGAAGTATGTCTCCCCTCCTGTTCCTGCACAGGGCTGTCCACTGGTTTACCCTGAGACTGGCCAGTCGTGGGTGGGACGTCGGATTGACTATATCCTGTATCGCGAAAACTCTATTTCAAAACACTGCCGAACAGTACGCGCCCCTCTATGTTTTTACTCTTTCTTCTCCATTGCCTTTGTTTCTGTGGAGTTGCAATTCAACAAGGTGCAATAGAAAAGTTAAAACACAACatgccataaaaaaaagaaaaaagcatcaTGAAAACCACACTCTCCTTTTGTCTCCATCTAGGAAATTGAAGAGGTGACGTTTATAACCCAGCTGGCTGGCCTCACGGACCATATTCCTGTGGGTTTGAGACTGAATGTATTAATGGACTCTGACTGTGCTGATGAATGAGGACTAATGTGAGCACAGCTTTACTTTTGAACAAAGggaacaaaatgtacaaaaatgtaCATTGCTCTAATCTATACAGGCACgataatgttttgtttacatacTTGAATTTGTAATTTCAATGACAATGTACTGACCAATGAGATTTTACCTCAGGTGGAATTTAATATGGATTTATTGAAATTTTATAATGTATACAGTTTTATGCATTAAAGCTTGTTCAGGCCAGAGGTATTGATTTTGTAAAACACTATATTTTTAGGATTTTTCATTCAGAATTTTTTCCTacagaaataaatgcaaagaATGAATTTTACACTATCTTGCTAATTTGTCATCAATTATTCAGGTGCATAATTTGACTACACCCATCTGACACAGCAGAAGTAATTTACCTCATGAAACTTTAAAGCTACGGTGCCAATTCAGTTGCTATCTCAAAAgagcaaaattaaaaagaattTTGCTGCTCAGGGGGGCTCAGGGGGGCAACTTACAAGGCAAGACGTGCAAGTATAGCCAGATAACTTAAGGGCATGAAATAGGCTAAGACAGATTGTGTAATAAAGCAGATGATTTTCTGCTACTTTACACTCAGAGGCAGCTATTGTactttttcctccatttactAGCTACTTTGCAAATTCAGAGTAgactactttttacttttactaa
Proteins encoded:
- the smpd5 gene encoding sphingomyelin phosphodiesterase 5; translation: MALRVSPFPNGFVAGLHAVGWAFILPCFWFLDRLIAVCKSTTLEKTQRLEQECYLHPLKVFFGSIIFFILFLATAPLALLGFLLWAPLQGCRRPFNYHRETPSSPETETHRGFELVGKASFGFATANLCLLPDSLARFNNLGHTQHRAAAIGQRILQGVCRPHIRIFVDSPSSCGTLSPSSSILPTVNSSTYGATDRQGQPPVSHHSDPAEGHVSVPKSNTQVVCVPCDDTEDPSTETPSPLLNCNQNSNQQGRAGHRRSAPRALLSQGLRQHDDVPWEVSSLFPANLDILCLEEVFDKRAAQKLTQALRPMFGHILYDIGVYACHPPCRCSSFKFFNSGLFVASRFPVLKAQYHCFPNSRGEDALAAKGLLSAKVLIGQNQKQKKVVGYFNCTHLHAPEGEGEIRCEQLDMVTKWIGDFQAANRQPDEDVVFDVLCGDFNFDNCSPDDTLEQNHCLFEEYRDPCRAGPGKEKPWVIGTLLEQPTLYEDDVNTPDSLQRTLETEELRKKYVSPPVPAQGCPLVYPETGQSWVGRRIDYILYRENSISKHCRTEIEEVTFITQLAGLTDHIPVGLRLNVLMDSDCADE
- the LOC121186329 gene encoding speriolin-like protein translates to MFTDTCEKAESQSCQADVPLEVKNRLLGEIAYQLDGRILSYVFQGHKRLYGFTLLNLPEKIIQVSTHPLTGKVDEGYRLHLTQRYADLMEQLNRLGFKTTLHPPFTEFIVNTYGILKERPDKYSTQTMDYNNPDFLRELIVTTAPGKLQKDLLLVLTCLCSMAQKDRKPLLLY